The stretch of DNA AGGTGCATTCTCCATCAACGCTGCTGCTACTTTCCCTGATAAATGAGCATCTCTGCCAGCGTCATCTGCAAACGTATCGAAAATGGCATAGGTCTCTTCATTGATTTTAAAAGCATACCAAGATATAGTTGCAGGCTCAGAGCTTACCAATGACTTGCCCGCTTGTAAGAAATCCTCCACTGCAGATGTCTTTCCTTCTTTGGCTTTCATAATCACCAACAATCCCTTATTCTGATTCCCCACTTTATGATTACTTGCTTGAACATCAACGGTCTTAATGTCTCTGCTAGGATCAAAACCTTCTAAAAGATCACCAGCATTGGCCAATAAGGCTTTTGCCACTTCTCCATTTAAGTGTGCCTGTCTGCCTTCTTCAGCTTCAAATGTGTCATAAATTCCGAAAGTTTGTTCATCTATTTGAAATGCAAACCAAGATTCAGTTTTTGGTTCTGCATTTACCAATGATAAACCACCTAGAAGAAACTCTTTCACTTCTTGCTCCTTACCTTCTTTCGCTTTCATGATTACTAGTAATCCAATGTTTTCATTTTTTGTGTTGTCCATAATTTTATTTTTTTTGATTGAGAAAATGCTTGAATTGTTATCCCTAGGATTAGAACTAGGCTACTTAATTTGATTAAACTTTTAAATTTCATTTTGACTTATTTTTGTTACACTACAAATGTAGAACTAAAAAAGGGCCTTGGAATGGAGATAAAAGACTTAAGCATGGACAATTTTCCAATATAACAATGAAGAATGTAAAAAAGCTCATAACACTGTATATGAAATCATAGCTCCCATTCGGGCGCTACGCTTCATA from Flavobacterium haoranii encodes:
- a CDS encoding putative quinol monooxygenase, producing MDNTKNENIGLLVIMKAKEGKEQEVKEFLLGGLSLVNAEPKTESWFAFQIDEQTFGIYDTFEAEEGRQAHLNGEVAKALLANAGDLLEGFDPSRDIKTVDVQASNHKVGNQNKGLLVIMKAKEGKTSAVEDFLQAGKSLVSSEPATISWYAFKINEETYAIFDTFADDAGRDAHLSGKVAAALMENAPVILEGFDASAIQKINILASK